tagaaagATTTGTAATTTGCTCTGGTCGCACATCTAGTATAGGGtgttgggattcaaacccaaataCAAATTTGCACAAATTATATAATGATAGATACCTTGCCTGAAAGAACTGATAATTTAATAAAGTTAGGACCATGCTGGAGGTTTAATAGACCTTTGATACAGAGATGTTTAATGATTCTTAGAAGTAGAGAATAAAGTTGATTTGTATTAATTCTAAGCTACTTCATTCTTGTGAAGATTAGAAATGTAACATTTACACTAGAATTAATGCCCTTTCTATAAACCAACTTTTGATGAACACTTTTAAGAAAAGATGATATTTGCGACTGagaattttatatatagtgtgtgtgtggtgtgtgtatatatatacacagataagaaaaatatatgcacataatTTAGAGAATACAGGACAGAAGAAGCCgctaaaaaaaatctgtactctTACAACCTCGGAGTAATCATGGTCAATGTTTTCTTGAATTCTATCAGCTTTTTCTAGACACAGATACACTTTCTATTGTCCTTTTTGAAAATTTAGGATCATCttataaatacaatttatatgatttattttatgagtttaaaattacattttaagaatTTGCCAATGaagtctttttcatttctaacagtTGCTTGGAATTTATTAAATCATATTCTTAATGTTGGACTTTTTGAATGTTTCTAAATATTGATATTACTGATAGTAAATAAACATGCTTAAACACATATGTATGTTTGAGTTGATTATTTCTATAGAATAGATTTCTAGAAATGGTATTGCTGGAACAAAGCATCTAGGTTTTTTTTGGAGGTTTCTGATACAAATTACCAAATTGCTTTCCCAAAAGGATGTATCAATTACTATGAAAGTATATGAAAGCGTCCAAGTCACCTTACTCTTACCAATATTGATATCacaatttttattctttgcttaTTGATAAGATTTTATTTACATATGCGTATTACTATATGACATTCTTGTAAAGTGAATTTAGGCATGCTTCATGCCTTCTTTTGTTGCTCAATAGTGTCCTCTGGTTTTGGTCATCTTTATTTGCCATCATCTTATCAATTCTATGATGAtgtcaatgataataataatgacaatgataATTAACCTTTGATGaatactgttttccatatatatatatatatatatatatatatatacactcttgAGGGGCGGTGTGGTTTAATAGAAAGTGAATAGATTTGCTAATAACAAGATCTTCCTTCGAATTCTGGCTCTCCTTCCTACCACCTGATGATTTTGACCAAGTCATGCCTTCTCTGCTTCTTAGTTTTCTCTTCTCTAAGATAATGAGATTGAGACTGACACTGAGCGTTGTTTGGGAATcacatgagaaaatgcatgtAAGACACTTAGTAGAACAGCTGGTGCTCTGTGGGTGCTAGTGTCTTTCCTTCCTCAAGAATATTTGTCGGATAAAGTATCTAGATGATAGTTTTGTGAGTTTCAAAGAAACACTATTTGAAGTTGAAAACCTCATGAAAATAAGTGTGGGATAGCAGAAAAATCTCAGACTCTGGAGCTAGAAGGCAGAGACTAGATATAACTGCCTGTTTCCAGTTATGTCTCATATAAATGCAAGTGACAAAGTTCATTATATTAGGTGATTGTAAGTGTAAGTGTTAGAGGTAGGAAATAGAATTGGCTTATTTTTCTAAGACTTGGAGAAAATgtaagacaaatatttaaaatagggtTTAGTATCCTTCTCTTTTACAACAACTTTtcttagtaaatttttttttctaaactgcaaagaaaagaaaagaaaaaggaaaatctagTAATATCTACTTAGAAATCAATCCCAATGTAGTTCCACCTACTCCCATAATGAATATGCTGAGGATgtcctgaaaataattttaatatacagtCATTAGATGTCACACTTACTTATATGACAGGCAGAGGTGTCAGTGATTCCATGTTATAATTCTggttttttaaacttgttttggAGGGAGATGGGGGCCAAAGTGAGTGTTCTCTTTTAAAGAAGGCTGAATGACTCTGATCATTCAGTTATGCTATAATCAACATAATTTGCCTTCAGCAGAATAGGAAATGCAAAGCAACTGTTTTTAGCTTCTCACAGTATTACCTTACATGTGCCCCATGCAAAGATTGAACTGGCAATGGAAAACCAAGGCACTGTAATTTTTTCTCATCCTTCCACCTTTTCATTCTCTGCTAGACAACCCCCCCGCCCCGCTACTGTAgaatacaaagcaaaacaaaaaaacaacttaaaatcTACCTCTTTCCAGAGCGAAGCAGGTCAaatccttcatttattttttcaaaaggtaAAACATTTGTTATTAATGCATCCAGTGAAAACTTCTTAGCCATAAAGTCAGCCACAAGTTTGGGGACAGATTCTTTACTCTTAAAgcctgaaaagaagaaaatatcattGATAGATTCAACCAGGGTAAGTAGGAGAATTGAAGAGAAGATTTtccaaataaatgaaagtttAGAAAAAGTGCTGCATTCCAGACTGCTATAACTGAGGATAATAAGAGATAGAGTACTTCAATATGCTTTTACAGTGCTTTGACAAAAAAAGTCACAGATAAACAAGGGTCCTTAGTTATTCTCTCTCTCACAGAGAAATTATAGTACAGATGTTATGCCCAAGGTTAAGGAGCAAATTTATTAGTTGTCTAGATTTTTGTGTAGATATGatttattgttatatatttcCATGGCCTACTAGAAATTTCCTTGCCTTACGCAGTCACAAGTACAAAAAGAGGTGGAGATGAAAGTCCTGGTTAATAGTGACATCAGAAAAGTCTATcttggggctgggcatgatggctcacgcctgtaatcccagcacgagcacgttgggaggccgaggcaggcagatcatttgaggtcaggagttcgagaccaccttggccagcatagtgaaccctcatctctacccaaaaaaattagctgggcacagtggtgcatgcctgtaatcccagctactctggaggttgagataggagaatcacttgaacctgtgaggtggaggttgcagtgagtcaagattgcgccactgcactctaccttgtgtgacagagcaagacttcatctccaaaaaaaaaagaaaagttctgcATTATTGGAGACtatagaaaagaaattttaatttatttttaatttcattgctttTCAAAAACTTGCCTTGTCACTCATAAAAGGAGAGAAATTCTTAGGTTAATGAGAATTTGGCTCTGAAGCCTAACTACATACCTCCAAAAATAGCTCCTTTCCACGTGCGTCCAGTCAGTAGCAGCATAGGGTTTATTGAGAGGTTCTGGGAATCAGGAGGTACCCCTACAATGACACTTGTGCCACATGCCTCATGACAACATAACAAGGAAGCCATCTGGAATAAAGTAAACATTTAGTATCCTTAACGTGGAGTGGCATAGTTCATACTCATAATGCACAATATCACGTAATAGGCTTAGCTGGATTGTGAGTGTGTAGAGGgaagagatcatgtcttttgctccTTCATTCCCCCTTTCTTTGCATAGGATAATGCTGTGGATGTAGGAAATGCCCAGAAAATGGTTTTTGAATGAAAGCATGGACGAATAAATTTGTGTGCCCTTAGTTCTTCCTAATAAAGGAATAAACAGGCAAACATCTTTACAAACATATATAAAGTCCTGTTCCTTGTACAAGTGTACATCATTCTTAGGCAATGTGTGAGTTGGTTCctttttcattgatttattacataggtatttTGAACCCAATACTTTGAATCAGATATTTTGATGATGAACAAGATAAATGAGTATATCACCAAAATTAGTCTCTTGTCCACTTGATAGCCTCCCTTTTTAACAGATTCCTATGTCCATTTCTCAAGTGGACAtgttttaaacattgtttttacCTCCCCAAATGTATATTGGTTTTACATTAAATTACACTAATTTTTGGGAACCTCAAAAGACAGTTCAGAAAATCTTTTCCAGTCAGCTTTTGGAACATGTTCTGTAGTTAGAAAATGGTTTAGGATCCCTCTAGGTATATAATGATTAGTTCTTTGATTTTGGATTCTGATCTTTGGGAGACTGACATCCTCAGAACATGTGGCTGTCAGACATTTGGTGTCTTGAGATAATGTACACTCCAgttccacatgagaaaatggAGGAAGATATAGAAAAAGAGCATAAGGAGAAAAGCTATAGCCCTGGAAAAAATTGGATTCTCTTGATACTTTATTCCTCTGTGGTATTTGTCCCAGGTCAAGGCTGCTGGAAACTTTGATCTCAGGGTGCTGCTCCCTGTTACCCACACTGCTGGACCTTCTAGAAAACCTCAGCAATGGAAACTTTTTTGTTTCTGGAGACTTTTTCAGTAGGAGTCTAGATAATTCTGGATAGGTAAAATATAGCTAGAGATATGTTTCCCGTTGCCTTTGATATTTGTAACTGTTTGAAAGTAATATCATGTAATAATTCAAAGATGACATAAGCACTGCAAGATTGGAAATAGTATTTCATATCAATAATGCCAACTGAGGCTCAGCATGGTTGCTCATGTCTGtactcagcactttcggaggctgaggtaggaaactcacttaagcccaggaggttaaggctgcagtgagccataatcatatcactgcattccagcctggtgacagagtgagaccctgtctcaaaaataaataaataaataaataaataaataaataaataaataaataaataaaataaaataaaaaagggggCAGCTGACATTTATTGGAAGCTAACCACATGATGGGTTGTATTGCACAAAGTATTTTACATGCATTGTCTCATGCGTTTCATAAACAATGCCATGAGATATGTAGCTCTTAACTTTTGCGGGTGGTAAAATCTGTTGACTTTATTTAAAGCATTCAGTCCAAGTAGTACTGGGTACTAGttttgtgtcaggcactgtccagTTGCTGTGATAAAATATAGCAATGTATTAAAGCAGTCACTTTCCTTAGGGCATATTTtctgttaataaaataatagattgtCTAAAATTGCTCATTTATTTTGACTGAAGAATACTATGTCAAAAAGTTTGGAATTCATTAAGAGCATacataaaattgttaaaatgtttttgttaagaatgtaaaagaaaaataaaactttttaatttgagaaaatgatttgtattatttatatataagtttgcattttaaactaaaaattaataaagcatATTTGTAGTGGCTGTGTTAAGAAAAACaagccctttttcttttctcgaGGAAATATGACTTGAGACAGGTTTGCTTAGCTGATCAAATGGAAGACTTCTCATAACAATAAATGAAACAAGCCAGGTAACAAAAAGATGATGGGAAATTTCCATTCATCATTAAAAATATCCTTTATACATAATACGTATATTCTACTGCCTAAATGCATCCTCCAGGTTGCAGAGGCAGAAATTTCAGGGCATGTCATGGATCATACCATGGTGTCAAGCCGACCGATGACTTCAAACGAAAAATCCACACCTCCATCAGTCATTTCCTTTAGCACCTCCTGAATGGGTTTCTTGTAGTCTTGAGGATTGATGCATTCAGTGGCACCCAACTCTTTAGCCTTTGCAAATTTGTCCTTGTTGATGTCCACAGCAATGATTCTGGCTGCTCCAGCTGCTTTACAGCCCATAACAACAGATAGGCCGACCCCTCCCAGGCCAAACACAGCACAGGTAGACCCTGGGGTGACCTATGTtttcagaaaatgcaaaaatgaattaaataatgttTGTTAGAAATTGCTTAAGCTTTATAAACTGCCATGTCTTGTGTGTTATCAAGAACTACTCAGACTCTTCTGTCCAATCTGTTATCGAAACCTGTTTTGGCTTGAAATGCTTCATGTTTAAATTCAAGGGGTTGAATTAGTTGAGTAGTTCTGAAACTGCTGCATATTAGATtcatctggggagctttaaaaacatCCCACAGTCCAGGTCATAGCCCATGCCAATTAAAAGAGAATCTCTGAAGGTGGAACTAAGTCCTCAAGGGACTCCAATGGGTCAGGCTGGGAACCAGGGGACTGGATGATCTTTGAGATCCAGATGACAGTGATTACAATCTTGTAGGGACTCTCAATTGCTGAAATCGCTTGATAGCCAGCTTCAGTATCTCATACATACACCAAGGCAATATTcggaaaataaaataagtggaAAAGGCTACTCCAGGAGACTGAAAAATAT
This genomic interval from Gorilla gorilla gorilla isolate KB3781 chromosome 3, NHGRI_mGorGor1-v2.1_pri, whole genome shotgun sequence contains the following:
- the LOC101136823 gene encoding alcohol dehydrogenase 1C isoform X2; this translates as MSTAGKMVAAGICRSDEHVVSGNLVTPLPVILGHEAAGIVESVGEGVTTVKPGDKVIPLFTPQCGKCRICKNPESNYCLKNDLGNPRGTLQDGTRRFTCSGKPIHHFVGVSTFSQYTVVDENAVAKIDAASPLEKVCLIGCGFSTGYGSAVKVAKVTPGSTCAVFGLGGVGLSVVMGCKAAGAARIIAVDINKDKFAKAKELGATECINPQDYKKPIQEVLKEMTDGGVDFSFEVIGRLDTMMASLLCCHEACGTSVIVGVPPDSQNLSINPMLLLTGRTWKGAIFGGFKSKESVPKLVADFMAKKFSLDALITNVLPFEKINEGFDLLRSGKSIRTVLTF
- the LOC101136823 gene encoding alcohol dehydrogenase 1C isoform X3, with translation MVAAGICRSDEHVVSGNLVTPLPVILGHEAAGIVESVGEGVTTVKPGDKVIPLFTPQCGKCRICKNPESNYCLKNDLGNPRGTLQDGTRRFTCSGKPIHHFVGVSTFSQYTVVDENAVAKIDAASPLEKVCLIGCGFSTGYGSAVKVAKVTPGSTCAVFGLGGVGLSVVMGCKAAGAARIIAVDINKDKFAKAKELGATECINPQDYKKPIQEVLKEMTDGGVDFSFEVIGRLDTMMASLLCCHEACGTSVIVGVPPDSQNLSINPMLLLTGRTWKGAIFGGFKSKESVPKLVADFMAKKFSLDALITNVLPFEKINEGFDLLRSGKSIRTVLTF